Proteins co-encoded in one Stomoxys calcitrans chromosome 5, idStoCalc2.1, whole genome shotgun sequence genomic window:
- the LOC131997833 gene encoding uncharacterized protein LOC131997833, with amino-acid sequence MPKYTKETQRKSSAVPYKKEKYDCRICHRSHALRSCQRFLEMKMADRLEAVRRHSYCFNCLAHDHLVVSCSSSHRCHHCKKSHHTLLHVDPKLRDALLKSDRKQSRPNTPERKSKDSCPPRDFSPSPSSKQRTSLSAILRQNSIVLLPTVLVKVKGKSERSTARCLLDSGSPVSRISKRLVDSLALTTLSLKEETICPLRLTSRFDETVTIEGTFRVSNRISTVTPAESLPESFKRHFPHLFFADSKFFKSAPVDIVIGVDLYPRVIAEGVYAQNGLPTAQSTIFGWVIYGVCSH; translated from the coding sequence ATGCCCAAGTATACCAAAGAGACACAAAGGAAGTCATCCGCGGTTCCCTACAAGAAGGAAAAATACGATTGCCGTATCTGTCACCGGTCTCATGCCCTACGATCTTGCCAAAGGTTTTTGGAAATGAAAATGGCAGATCGTTTGGAAGCAGTTCGAAGGCATAGTTACTGCTTCAACTGTCTGGCTCATGACCACTTGGTGGTATCCTGCTCTAGCAGTCACCGGTGTCACCACTGCAAAAAGAGCCATCATACCCTCCTCCACGTCGATCCGAAACTACGGGATGCCCTTCTTAAGAGCGATCGGAAGCAATCGCGTCCCAACACTCCTGAGCGGAAGTCAAAGGATTCGTGCCCACCGAGGGATTTTTCGCCATCACCGTCTTCTAAGCAGAGGACATCTCTTTCGGCTATTCTTCGACAGAACAGCATTGTGTTGCTTCCTACGGTGCTCGTTAAGGTAAAAGGCAAGTCTGAACGATCCACAGCCCGGTGCCTTCTCGACTCGGGGTCTCCGGTGAGCAGGATCTCCAAGAGATTGGTAGATTCGTTGGCGCTCACGACATTGAGCCTGAAAGAGGAGACCATATGCCCACTTCGCCTGACCTCCAGATTCGACGAAACGGTAACCATTGAAGGCACATTTCGTGTGAGTAACCGCATTTCAACGGTGACGCCAGCTGAATCGCTTCCGGAATCATTTAAAAGACATTTCCCCCACTTATTCTTTGcggattcgaaatttttcaaatcggcCCCGGTGGATATTGTAATTGGTGTCGATCTTTATCCCAGGGTCATCGCAGAGGGTGTATACGCCCAGAATGGTTTGCCTACGGCACAAAGTACTATTTTTGGTTGGGTGATCTATGGTGTCTGTTCGCACTGA